Proteins encoded in a region of the Marinobacter arenosus genome:
- a CDS encoding DUF2846 domain-containing protein encodes MKTQTPPVVPTGIRLPALVARVLIASVLTLSSGCTIYQSIGKSVGAFLHPVSGPDFVHIPNDQWDRDNALLYFYRTHSQWAADEIESPSVYIDDKHYFNIRNDSYTWLEVSPGERHIAMRRPLLGLEGLNSFSLSLIADATLKVEPGRIYYLRYNELTEPEQTHPDLDPEHPLTQGDLQLVTRSYAMQAGEIVSTRFLNSDLLAPNHAATSIVETNEDMDYERKMVMLEEERELEIERLKEEGKYQSASWFWPFSGGPTVPLESEKEIDQLEREYAELERERERREEAESGGGWWIF; translated from the coding sequence ATGAAAACCCAAACGCCCCCCGTCGTTCCGACTGGTATCCGGCTGCCCGCCCTGGTCGCCCGGGTTCTGATTGCATCGGTGTTGACGCTCAGTTCCGGTTGCACGATCTACCAATCCATCGGCAAGAGCGTCGGTGCGTTCCTGCACCCGGTGTCGGGCCCTGATTTCGTGCACATCCCGAACGATCAATGGGACCGGGACAACGCGCTGCTTTACTTCTATCGCACCCACTCCCAATGGGCGGCCGACGAGATTGAGTCGCCCAGTGTGTACATCGACGACAAACACTACTTCAACATCCGCAACGACAGCTACACCTGGCTCGAGGTCAGCCCTGGTGAGCGGCACATTGCCATGCGGCGGCCGCTGCTTGGCCTTGAAGGTCTGAATTCCTTCAGTCTGAGCCTGATTGCCGACGCCACCCTGAAGGTTGAGCCGGGGCGCATCTACTACCTGCGGTACAACGAACTGACCGAGCCCGAGCAGACTCACCCGGACCTGGATCCTGAGCATCCCCTGACCCAGGGCGATCTGCAACTGGTGACCAGAAGCTATGCCATGCAGGCGGGTGAGATCGTCAGCACTCGCTTCCTGAACAGTGATCTCCTGGCTCCGAACCATGCAGCCACCTCGATTGTCGAGACCAACGAGGACATGGATTACGAGCGCAAGATGGTGATGCTTGAAGAGGAGCGGGAGCTGGAGATTGAACGCCTTAAAGAGGAGGGCAAGTACCAGTCAGCGTCCTGGTTCTGGCCCTTTAGTGGTGGCCCCACAGTTCCCCTCGAATCCGAGAAAGAAATCGACCAGCTTGAGCGCGAATACGCAGAGCTCGAACGCGAGCGGGAGCGTCGGGAAGAAGCGGAATCGGGCGGAGGCTGGTGGATCTTCTGA
- the purE gene encoding 5-(carboxyamino)imidazole ribonucleotide mutase encodes MQPLVGLIMGSKSDWPTMEHAAQMLEKLGVAYETKVVSAHRTPDLLFDYAKTASDRGLKVIIAGAGGAAHLPGMVASQTSLPVLGVPVESKALNGLDSLLSIVQMPGGIAVGTLAIGKAGATNAGLLAAQIVGTADDDVRKKVDAFRATQTQTILDNPDPRAQ; translated from the coding sequence ATGCAGCCGCTTGTTGGACTCATCATGGGCTCCAAATCGGACTGGCCCACTATGGAACACGCTGCGCAAATGCTCGAGAAGCTTGGCGTCGCCTACGAAACCAAAGTGGTCTCGGCTCACCGCACCCCCGATCTGCTGTTCGACTACGCCAAGACCGCCTCGGACCGGGGCCTGAAAGTGATCATCGCCGGTGCCGGCGGCGCTGCGCACCTCCCGGGCATGGTCGCTTCGCAGACCTCGCTTCCGGTTTTGGGGGTTCCCGTGGAATCCAAGGCACTGAACGGTCTCGACTCGTTGCTATCCATTGTCCAGATGCCGGGCGGTATTGCGGTGGGCACCCTGGCCATTGGCAAAGCGGGGGCCACCAACGCCGGCCTGCTCGCCGCCCAGATTGTCGGTACCGCGGATGACGACGTGCGCAAAAAGGTTGACGCGTTCCGGGCCACCCAGACACAAACGATCCTGGACAACCCGGACCCGAGAGCGCAGTAG
- a CDS encoding 5-(carboxyamino)imidazole ribonucleotide synthase encodes MRIGVLGAGQLGRMLALAGYPLAKTFVFYDMSGSPSAGLGEVIIDREGQYQDDFLSRVDRVTYEFEHLPVSVAEKLAEVKPVHPCPRALQICQNRELEKTLFGQLGIPTPAWRIADSASALQAAAEELGCPVVAKSNTEGYDGKGQAVLRSPEDAAEAWASIGHPRLIVEKFVDFKREVSVIAVRAEDGDLAFYPMAENTHHEGILRYSIAPAPDLDKSIQEDAERYIRALLNELNYVGVLTLELFETADGLVANEMAPRVHNSGHWTIEGAMTSQFENHIRAVSGHPLGNTEPRGLSCMINIIGEHGDIERILELPYAHLHLYNKGERPGRKLGHVNILADSYEELVWRVRNCAQFLPGSPEFKSSLTPRG; translated from the coding sequence ATGAGAATTGGTGTCTTAGGTGCAGGCCAACTTGGACGCATGCTTGCGCTGGCCGGCTATCCACTGGCCAAGACCTTTGTTTTCTACGACATGTCAGGAAGCCCGAGCGCAGGTCTCGGTGAGGTCATCATTGACCGCGAGGGGCAGTATCAGGATGACTTCCTGTCACGGGTAGATCGCGTGACCTACGAATTCGAGCACCTGCCCGTGAGCGTTGCCGAGAAGCTGGCCGAGGTGAAACCGGTTCACCCCTGTCCGCGCGCCTTGCAGATCTGCCAGAACCGGGAACTGGAAAAAACCCTGTTTGGCCAGCTGGGCATTCCCACCCCGGCGTGGCGAATCGCCGACAGCGCCAGCGCCCTGCAGGCCGCCGCCGAGGAGCTTGGCTGCCCGGTAGTGGCCAAGTCCAACACCGAAGGCTATGACGGCAAAGGCCAGGCTGTCCTGCGCAGCCCCGAAGACGCCGCCGAAGCCTGGGCCTCGATCGGGCATCCTCGCCTGATCGTCGAGAAGTTTGTCGACTTCAAGCGCGAAGTATCCGTGATCGCGGTGCGCGCCGAGGACGGGGACCTGGCGTTCTATCCGATGGCAGAAAACACCCATCACGAAGGCATCCTTAGGTACTCCATTGCGCCCGCACCCGACCTCGACAAATCCATCCAGGAAGACGCCGAGCGGTATATCCGGGCACTATTGAACGAATTGAACTACGTTGGCGTACTGACTCTTGAGCTCTTCGAGACCGCCGACGGGCTGGTGGCGAATGAAATGGCGCCACGGGTTCACAATTCGGGGCACTGGACCATCGAAGGCGCAATGACCAGCCAATTCGAGAATCACATTCGCGCGGTCAGCGGCCATCCGCTTGGAAACACCGAGCCAAGGGGCTTAAGCTGCATGATCAACATCATCGGTGAGCACGGTGACATAGAGCGCATACTGGAACTGCCGTACGCGCATTTGCACCTCTATAATAAGGGTGAGCGCCCGGGCCGTAAGCTTGGCCATGTGAACATTCTGGCGGACAGCTACGAGGAGCTGGTCTGGCGCGTGCGGAATTGCGCGCAGTTCCTCCCCGGCAGTCCGGAGTTTAAAAGTTCTTTAACACCAAGGGGTTGA
- the sodB gene encoding superoxide dismutase [Fe]: protein MAFELPALPYEKNALEPHISQETLEYHYGKHHNTYVTKLNGLVEGTDNANKSLEDIIKSASGPLFNNAAQVWNHTFYWHCLSPNGGGAPTGAAKDAIEKAFGSFEDFKKEFNDKAANNFGSGWTWLVKKADGSVAIVNTSNAETPLTGADKPVLTVDVWEHAYYIDYRNSRPNYLEAFWNLVNWDFVNENLA, encoded by the coding sequence ATGGCATTTGAACTTCCCGCACTACCGTACGAAAAGAACGCTCTGGAACCGCACATCTCCCAGGAAACCCTGGAGTACCACTACGGCAAGCATCACAACACCTATGTGACCAAGCTGAACGGCCTGGTTGAAGGTACTGACAACGCCAACAAGTCCCTTGAAGACATCATCAAGAGCGCCAGCGGCCCCCTGTTCAACAACGCCGCCCAGGTATGGAACCATACCTTCTATTGGCACTGCCTGAGCCCGAACGGCGGTGGCGCACCCACCGGCGCAGCCAAGGACGCCATCGAGAAGGCGTTTGGCTCGTTTGAAGACTTCAAGAAAGAGTTCAACGACAAGGCCGCCAACAACTTCGGTTCCGGCTGGACCTGGCTCGTTAAGAAAGCCGACGGCAGCGTAGCCATCGTCAACACCAGCAACGCGGAAACTCCGCTGACCGGTGCTGACAAGCCCGTACTGACCGTCGATGTCTGGGAGCACGCGTACTACATTGACTATCGCAACTCCCGCCCGAACTATCTGGAAGCCTTCTGGAATCTGGTCAACTGGGATTTCGTGAACGAAAACCTGGCCTGA
- a CDS encoding putative bifunctional diguanylate cyclase/phosphodiesterase, protein MKNSFEVEHRLGYRIFWWILAIALLSGVIVSTVQVILDARRVSVDLDSQADQTIAMVRDAATQAVFSIDSELAQQVVDGLFALEAVRLARITHPDGEALGNRNRPLEQTTFRPVTDPIFDAERLYRTPLIRDGDPNIVYGFLEVHYDTAPAARTWLDRATVTFASGVATALILGMVLYFVFHLLLTRPLLRIVRSVKQVDPEHPDDRLVDIPAGHQRDELGLWVNATNNLLVAIGDSQTRHREAEDRVSRLSRYDQLTGLPSRDTFMELLEQDIKEARKRNNVLSLTVCGIDDFKSVNEQCGFRTGDLILQTVADRLVARLGSTRFTIARLGSDQFVIVEKGLRDGFQAADTAETILACIGEPMLVEDQNVATTATLGVALFPSDTDMADRLLQSAEQTMTLAKQNGKDHFQFYVASIDQEIRNRKQLEKDLSQALANHQFHLVYQPQVNLESKRVIGAEALLRWEHPTRGLVPPDDFIPVAESNGSIVEIGQWVLEQACWQAARWATEGSPLRIAVNLSAVQLRQPSIVTDILETLQRHNIPAGRLELEVTETSFMTNLSDAVEKLHRLNRAGISIAVDDFGTGYSSLTYLKQMPVQHLKIDKQFIRDLLVNEEDTRIANTIIDLGKSLNLSVVAEGVETAEQEYYLSQRGCQLAQGYYFSKPLQSREFETFIKGFHSQFAENNA, encoded by the coding sequence ATGAAAAACTCCTTCGAGGTTGAACATCGCCTGGGCTATCGGATTTTTTGGTGGATTCTTGCCATAGCCCTGTTGAGCGGCGTCATAGTCAGCACCGTGCAGGTTATCCTGGACGCGAGACGCGTTTCCGTGGACCTCGATAGCCAGGCCGACCAGACCATTGCCATGGTCCGGGACGCTGCAACCCAGGCAGTCTTCAGCATCGATTCGGAATTGGCCCAGCAAGTGGTTGACGGCCTCTTTGCCCTCGAGGCGGTGCGACTGGCGCGGATCACCCACCCGGACGGCGAGGCCCTGGGCAACCGAAACCGACCACTGGAACAGACAACCTTCCGCCCTGTCACCGATCCCATTTTCGACGCCGAACGACTGTACCGCACCCCGCTTATTCGGGACGGTGACCCCAACATCGTGTACGGCTTCCTCGAAGTTCACTACGACACCGCACCTGCGGCGAGAACCTGGCTCGACCGGGCCACCGTGACCTTTGCCTCCGGCGTGGCTACCGCGCTGATTCTCGGGATGGTGCTCTATTTCGTTTTCCACCTGCTTCTGACCCGCCCTCTCCTGCGCATCGTGCGCTCGGTCAAGCAGGTTGATCCGGAACATCCGGATGATCGCCTCGTTGACATTCCTGCCGGTCACCAACGTGACGAGCTCGGGCTCTGGGTAAACGCCACCAACAATTTGTTGGTGGCCATTGGCGACAGCCAGACCCGGCATCGTGAAGCAGAAGACCGGGTCAGCCGGCTTTCCCGCTACGACCAGCTCACCGGCCTTCCAAGCCGTGACACCTTCATGGAGCTGCTCGAACAGGACATCAAGGAGGCGAGGAAGCGCAACAATGTGCTCTCGCTTACCGTCTGTGGCATTGATGACTTCAAGTCCGTCAACGAACAGTGTGGCTTCCGCACCGGCGACCTGATCCTGCAGACCGTCGCCGACCGGCTTGTGGCCAGGCTGGGAAGCACCCGATTCACCATCGCCCGGCTGGGTAGCGACCAGTTCGTGATTGTGGAAAAAGGGCTGCGAGACGGATTCCAGGCAGCTGATACAGCCGAGACAATTCTCGCCTGCATTGGAGAACCGATGCTGGTGGAAGACCAGAACGTTGCGACCACCGCAACCCTCGGCGTGGCCCTTTTCCCATCGGATACCGATATGGCGGACCGGTTGCTGCAGAGTGCCGAACAGACCATGACACTGGCCAAGCAGAACGGGAAAGATCACTTCCAGTTCTATGTTGCCAGCATTGACCAGGAAATCCGCAACCGGAAGCAGCTGGAGAAAGACCTCTCCCAAGCGTTGGCCAACCACCAGTTCCACCTGGTGTACCAGCCTCAGGTCAACCTTGAGAGCAAACGGGTCATCGGTGCCGAGGCATTGCTTCGCTGGGAACACCCAACAAGGGGCTTGGTGCCACCTGACGATTTCATTCCGGTGGCCGAGTCCAACGGATCAATTGTCGAGATCGGCCAATGGGTGCTTGAGCAGGCATGTTGGCAGGCCGCCCGTTGGGCAACGGAGGGCTCCCCCCTGCGTATTGCCGTTAACCTGTCAGCGGTCCAGCTGCGCCAGCCCAGCATCGTGACGGACATTCTGGAAACCCTCCAGCGCCACAACATTCCGGCCGGACGGCTGGAGCTGGAAGTCACCGAAACCAGCTTTATGACCAACCTCTCGGATGCCGTGGAGAAACTGCACCGCCTGAACCGGGCGGGAATCAGCATCGCCGTGGACGATTTTGGCACCGGCTATTCTTCGCTTACCTACCTGAAGCAGATGCCGGTCCAACACCTCAAGATCGACAAACAGTTCATCCGCGATCTGCTGGTCAACGAAGAAGATACCCGGATTGCCAACACCATCATTGACCTCGGCAAGAGCCTGAACCTATCCGTTGTCGCCGAGGGCGTGGAAACGGCAGAACAGGAGTATTACCTCAGCCAGCGAGGTTGCCAGCTGGCACAGGGGTATTACTTCAGCAAACCACTTCAATCACGCGAATTTGAGACCTTCATTAAGGGATTTCACAGCCAGTTCGCGGAAAATAACGCCTAA
- a CDS encoding LemA family protein produces MGTTVIGLIVIAVAVIYLVFIYNRLVSLRNQFKNGFAQIDVQLQRRHDLIPNLVEAAKAYLDHEKSTLTQVMEARNNAVSAQKDAARDPGDGTKIQRLGSAENLLTKALANFYAVAENYPDLKANETIQQLMEELSSTENRVAFARQAYNDGVMSYNIFREQFPNNFIAGMFAFKETSQLELESPEARQAPKVAF; encoded by the coding sequence ATGGGAACTACCGTCATCGGTCTGATTGTAATCGCCGTCGCAGTGATATATCTGGTTTTCATCTACAACCGTCTGGTGTCGCTGAGAAACCAGTTCAAGAATGGCTTTGCCCAGATCGACGTGCAGCTGCAGCGTCGACACGACCTGATCCCCAACCTGGTGGAGGCTGCCAAGGCCTATCTGGACCATGAAAAATCCACTCTCACCCAGGTAATGGAAGCACGTAACAATGCCGTCAGCGCCCAGAAGGACGCCGCCCGGGACCCGGGAGATGGCACCAAGATCCAGCGTCTGGGCAGTGCGGAAAATCTCCTCACCAAGGCCCTGGCCAATTTCTACGCGGTGGCGGAAAACTATCCGGACCTCAAGGCGAACGAGACCATCCAACAGCTGATGGAAGAGCTCTCCAGCACCGAAAACCGGGTGGCCTTTGCCCGTCAGGCATATAACGACGGCGTAATGAGCTACAACATCTTCCGCGAGCAGTTCCCCAATAACTTTATCGCCGGGATGTTCGCGTTCAAGGAAACTTCACAGCTCGAACTCGAGTCTCCGGAGGCCCGGCAGGCCCCTAAAGTCGCCTTCTGA
- a CDS encoding M48 family metallopeptidase — MAHPGFFQRQASARRNTSLLVFLFLTAVVLITLAVSLVGYFVTRSETSGLAFQDWLLSSHGLITSATVVTLIGVSSLVRWIDLAGGGARVAKMVGARLIDPDTGDGDERKLRNVVEEMAIASGIPVPELYVMDQETGINAFVAGYTPGEAVMVVTHGALTQLNRDELQGVVGHEFSHILNGDMRLNVRLIAILAGILMIGQIGSFLLRISFYSSHRASRSSNDSRGQAAMGLIGIALLVIGYVGVFFGRLIQAAVSRQREMLADASSVQFTRNPEGIAGALFKIGLKGGYLDTTSHATDMNHMCFGESARMKFSSLLASHPPIEERINSIQPGMLARLRSRFRDTETGADLRSATRSRVPAQASGFANASVETSQPPNRASTSPLASAAPESSHHGKRLSQRVGTVTRQGEDFATRFLNRLPATFRNLLYTRPGAVQLCYALVLDGLSREHQGDRLALIPAHPLLGVERDLLDKLLPTLKTQGDEVRFPALELAMPALRKLDPEEREGLIANVQKLVVADNRVTLFELALTSFLSRHLGNGASREMPVRYRKFQPVMPAIQRLLSLLARAGTEDNTEAERLYREALAGFTNVSKGNQPVLEKVTMRQLREALTALNGLSPLLKPAIIDACEYCITHDGKVDVREYELMRLVADQLDCPMPPLTC; from the coding sequence ATGGCCCATCCCGGTTTTTTCCAGCGCCAGGCCAGTGCCCGGCGCAACACCAGCCTGCTTGTCTTTCTCTTCCTTACAGCGGTGGTTCTGATCACGCTGGCCGTCAGTCTGGTCGGGTATTTTGTGACCCGAAGTGAAACCTCGGGGCTGGCCTTCCAGGACTGGCTGCTCTCCAGCCACGGTCTGATAACCTCAGCCACCGTTGTGACCCTCATTGGCGTCAGCTCCCTGGTTCGCTGGATCGACCTGGCGGGCGGAGGCGCGCGGGTCGCCAAAATGGTGGGCGCTCGACTGATTGACCCGGACACTGGCGATGGCGACGAGCGCAAACTCCGCAACGTTGTCGAGGAGATGGCCATCGCCAGCGGCATTCCGGTGCCGGAACTCTACGTGATGGACCAGGAAACCGGCATCAATGCCTTTGTCGCAGGTTACACGCCCGGTGAAGCGGTGATGGTGGTCACCCATGGGGCCCTCACCCAACTCAACCGTGACGAGCTTCAGGGCGTGGTTGGCCACGAATTCAGTCACATCCTGAATGGCGATATGCGGCTGAACGTTCGACTGATCGCGATTCTTGCCGGCATCCTGATGATTGGCCAGATTGGCAGCTTCCTGCTGCGCATCTCGTTTTACAGCAGCCACCGCGCTTCCAGATCGTCCAACGACAGTCGCGGTCAGGCCGCCATGGGCCTGATCGGTATTGCGTTACTGGTGATTGGCTACGTCGGCGTGTTCTTCGGTCGGCTGATCCAGGCCGCCGTCTCCCGGCAACGGGAAATGCTGGCCGATGCCTCGTCGGTACAGTTCACCCGCAATCCCGAGGGGATTGCCGGCGCCCTGTTTAAAATCGGACTCAAGGGCGGGTATCTGGACACCACCAGCCATGCCACCGACATGAATCACATGTGCTTTGGCGAAAGCGCGCGGATGAAGTTTTCCTCGCTTCTGGCCTCCCACCCGCCCATAGAGGAGCGCATCAACAGCATTCAACCCGGCATGCTGGCGCGACTCCGCAGCCGTTTCCGCGATACGGAAACCGGCGCCGACCTTCGTTCCGCCACCAGGAGCAGAGTGCCCGCCCAGGCATCCGGGTTCGCCAATGCCTCAGTCGAGACGTCGCAACCGCCCAATCGAGCCAGCACCTCGCCACTGGCATCGGCGGCACCCGAGTCCTCCCACCATGGCAAGCGACTATCCCAACGAGTCGGCACCGTGACCCGTCAGGGCGAGGACTTTGCGACCCGGTTTCTGAACCGGCTACCCGCCACATTTCGCAACCTGCTGTACACACGCCCCGGCGCAGTCCAGCTCTGCTATGCCCTGGTCCTTGACGGACTCTCCCGGGAACACCAGGGAGACCGACTGGCGTTGATTCCTGCTCACCCGCTGTTGGGTGTGGAACGGGACCTACTGGACAAGCTTCTGCCGACGCTGAAAACGCAGGGCGATGAGGTCCGCTTTCCTGCCCTCGAACTGGCAATGCCGGCCCTGCGCAAGCTGGATCCGGAGGAGCGGGAAGGGTTGATCGCCAACGTGCAGAAACTGGTGGTTGCCGATAACCGGGTCACCCTGTTCGAGCTGGCGCTGACCAGTTTTCTCTCAAGGCACCTCGGGAACGGGGCCAGCCGGGAAATGCCGGTTCGATACCGCAAATTCCAGCCGGTTATGCCGGCCATCCAGAGGTTACTGAGCCTGCTTGCACGGGCCGGAACCGAGGACAACACGGAAGCCGAACGGCTCTATCGGGAGGCCCTGGCAGGCTTCACGAACGTCAGCAAAGGGAATCAGCCGGTTCTTGAGAAGGTCACCATGCGGCAGTTGCGGGAGGCGCTGACCGCACTGAATGGGCTGTCACCGCTGCTGAAACCGGCCATCATCGACGCCTGTGAGTACTGCATCACCCACGACGGCAAGGTTGACGTCAGGGAATACGAGTTGATGAGGCTGGTGGCGGATCAGCTGGACTGCCCGATGCCGCCGCTCACTTGCTAG
- the gspD gene encoding type II secretion system secretin GspD yields the protein MYNHKTNLLRAVALLILLPIMSLAYGQEETWRLNLKDADIRAFVTQVADITGYSFVVDPRVKGKVTVLSSAPMNKDEIYDLFLAVLNVHGFTAIPGDEVIKVVQQVDAKQSAESLSRFEEIPSEQLITRVIQIDNANALELVPILRPLVAKYGHLAGVAAANALIVSDHSSNIQRIEQIVRELDSPSKYEVEVIQLDEAWVGDMVTLLQELAPDELGKAGGENAARKYSVTADERSNRLILRGDQTFRDKMRSLIRQLDQPSATGGTTKVLRLKHADAKNLSEILKGVMGELVKEESGGSNGSSSGKPSANFAVFADEGLNALVVRGEPSLMQEAEQIVAHLDVRRAQVLIEAAIVEISDEVGEDLGVQFAVGDQSGNSTPIAGTNFSNVGRSLSEVINAIVTDTPIGPAAGGITIGAGQDDSDGVTWGILLQALSTSAAANLLSTPSIITLDNQESEIIVGQNVPFRTGQSTVTGDGTTNPFTTIERRDIGLTLKVTPTISADGLVRLVVEQTTENVADSIENASDIVTNKREIKTTVLADDGETIVLGGLIRDDYQINKSKVPLLGDIPFLGRLFSSESERRVKRNLLVFLRPTIMLGKTEAVAATDDKFQELWDVNLNIREKLDLPEVDANPDIDVLFDGRTRERLRDTSK from the coding sequence ATGTATAACCACAAGACCAATTTGTTGCGGGCTGTTGCCTTGCTTATCCTTCTGCCAATCATGTCCCTGGCCTACGGGCAGGAGGAAACCTGGCGGTTAAACCTGAAGGATGCCGACATCCGGGCGTTTGTGACTCAGGTTGCGGATATCACCGGCTACAGTTTTGTGGTTGATCCCAGGGTCAAGGGGAAGGTCACGGTGCTCTCCAGTGCCCCCATGAACAAGGACGAGATCTACGACCTGTTTCTGGCGGTGTTGAACGTCCATGGGTTTACCGCTATCCCCGGTGACGAAGTCATCAAGGTGGTTCAACAGGTCGATGCGAAGCAGTCGGCGGAATCCCTCTCCCGGTTTGAAGAGATTCCCTCCGAGCAGTTGATCACTCGGGTCATTCAGATCGATAACGCCAACGCCCTGGAACTGGTCCCCATTCTGCGTCCCCTGGTCGCTAAGTATGGCCACCTGGCCGGCGTGGCCGCTGCCAATGCGCTGATCGTCAGCGACCATTCCTCCAATATCCAGCGAATTGAACAGATTGTTCGCGAGCTCGACAGCCCCTCCAAGTATGAGGTGGAAGTGATTCAGCTCGATGAGGCGTGGGTGGGTGACATGGTGACCCTGTTGCAGGAGCTCGCTCCTGACGAACTGGGCAAGGCCGGTGGTGAGAATGCCGCGCGCAAGTACAGCGTCACCGCGGACGAGCGCAGCAATCGGCTGATTCTCCGGGGCGACCAGACGTTTCGGGACAAGATGCGTAGCCTGATCCGGCAGCTGGATCAGCCGTCAGCCACCGGTGGAACCACCAAAGTCCTTCGCCTGAAACACGCCGATGCCAAGAACCTGTCCGAGATACTCAAAGGCGTGATGGGCGAGCTGGTCAAAGAGGAGTCTGGCGGCTCGAACGGGTCGTCTAGCGGCAAGCCCAGCGCCAATTTTGCGGTCTTCGCCGACGAAGGCCTGAATGCCCTCGTAGTCCGTGGCGAGCCATCACTGATGCAGGAAGCCGAGCAGATCGTTGCGCACCTGGATGTCCGGCGTGCCCAGGTTCTGATCGAGGCGGCCATTGTTGAAATCAGTGATGAGGTAGGCGAAGACCTGGGAGTGCAGTTTGCCGTGGGTGACCAGTCCGGTAACTCCACACCCATCGCCGGCACCAACTTCAGCAACGTCGGTCGCAGCCTGAGCGAGGTGATCAACGCGATCGTGACGGACACGCCCATTGGGCCCGCTGCTGGTGGTATTACCATTGGTGCGGGGCAGGACGATTCTGACGGCGTCACCTGGGGTATTCTTCTCCAGGCCCTGTCCACGTCCGCCGCGGCCAATCTGTTGTCCACCCCAAGCATCATCACCCTGGACAACCAGGAATCCGAGATCATCGTGGGCCAGAACGTACCTTTCCGGACCGGGCAATCCACGGTTACCGGGGATGGAACCACCAACCCCTTTACCACCATTGAGCGCCGGGACATTGGTCTGACCCTGAAAGTGACGCCAACCATCAGTGCTGACGGCCTGGTCAGGCTGGTGGTTGAGCAGACCACTGAGAACGTCGCCGACAGCATCGAGAACGCCTCTGACATCGTGACCAACAAGCGCGAAATCAAGACCACGGTGCTGGCGGATGATGGCGAAACCATTGTGTTGGGCGGTTTGATCCGGGACGACTACCAGATCAACAAGAGCAAAGTGCCCCTTCTGGGTGACATTCCCTTCCTTGGCCGGCTGTTCTCATCGGAGTCTGAACGTCGCGTGAAGCGGAACCTGCTCGTGTTCCTTCGCCCCACCATCATGCTGGGCAAGACCGAAGCGGTTGCAGCAACGGACGATAAGTTCCAGGAGCTGTGGGACGTAAACCTGAATATCCGGGAAAAGCTGGATCTTCCGGAGGTTGACGCCAACCCCGACATCGACGTGCTGTTCGATGGCCGCACTCGGGAGAGGCTGCGCGACACTAGCAAGTGA
- a CDS encoding type II secretion system protein N, whose product MALMDVQVQSRISRVLANLLLLALAVYIGIALAKVTWLFAWDDKPVPVAPVSESGSMGGSGQGLSYPMASFDFFGRPAEQRGVAEVVKRSAPETGLRLRLEGVLVGQRPEDSGAIVAGSNGETAYYRVGDMLPGNAELAEVEPSRILIRRGGRYESLTFEEPDSESLVAEAPDEPADSSPDAFLENARAELDSQGVAALNAYGLSPADQSGTSGYVYDGSNAMLNAVNLQAGDVITAINGQRLGDIEQDKSLLESWRGQSQVDIEIERDGSILTISYAIPEQWR is encoded by the coding sequence ATGGCATTGATGGATGTTCAGGTTCAGAGCCGTATATCCCGGGTTCTTGCGAACCTGCTGTTGCTGGCGCTCGCCGTTTACATCGGGATTGCCCTGGCCAAGGTTACCTGGCTTTTTGCCTGGGATGACAAGCCAGTGCCCGTGGCTCCGGTTTCAGAAAGCGGAAGCATGGGTGGCTCCGGCCAGGGTCTATCGTACCCCATGGCAAGTTTTGATTTTTTTGGGCGGCCGGCCGAGCAGCGTGGCGTTGCCGAGGTCGTCAAACGATCGGCCCCGGAAACTGGCCTGCGGCTGCGTCTTGAAGGGGTTCTCGTAGGACAGCGTCCGGAAGACTCCGGTGCTATAGTTGCAGGAAGCAACGGGGAAACCGCGTACTACCGGGTGGGGGACATGCTACCCGGCAACGCGGAGCTGGCCGAAGTCGAGCCAAGTCGCATCCTGATTCGTCGGGGCGGTCGTTACGAATCCCTGACCTTTGAAGAGCCGGATTCGGAATCCCTGGTTGCAGAGGCGCCTGATGAGCCTGCAGACTCCTCTCCGGATGCGTTTCTGGAAAATGCCCGGGCCGAGCTGGACAGTCAGGGGGTCGCTGCGCTCAATGCCTATGGGTTGAGCCCGGCCGATCAGAGTGGCACGTCCGGGTACGTGTATGACGGTTCCAATGCGATGCTCAATGCCGTCAATCTCCAGGCCGGCGATGTAATCACCGCCATCAACGGGCAGCGACTGGGAGACATAGAACAGGACAAATCCCTGCTTGAGAGCTGGCGAGGACAGTCTCAGGTGGACATAGAAATCGAACGTGACGGATCCATCCTCACCATAAGTTATGCCATACCCGAGCAGTGGCGCTGA